Proteins from one bacterium genomic window:
- a CDS encoding sugar ABC transporter ATP-binding protein has product MSSVDPARQVPLLELKGISKRFGAVEALVGVDFEAYRGEVVALVGDNGAGKSTLIKVISGINTPDAGEFRFEGRPVSARGPHEMAQLGIATVYQDLALCDNLDVVANLFLGREARRGVTRLLDEVTMEQRAFGVLKNLSIKIPSLRKPVATLSGGQRQAVAVARSIMWQTHLVLLDEPTAALGVAQTKQVLELIGHLREQGLGVVVISHNLADVFEVCDRIVVLRLGRRVADFKVREASREQVVSAITGADVAPLLAKASG; this is encoded by the coding sequence ATGAGTAGCGTTGATCCGGCCCGCCAAGTCCCGCTCCTCGAGCTGAAGGGAATCTCGAAAAGATTCGGTGCCGTCGAAGCCCTGGTCGGCGTCGACTTCGAGGCCTACCGCGGTGAGGTGGTCGCGCTGGTCGGCGATAACGGGGCGGGCAAGTCCACCCTGATCAAGGTCATCTCCGGCATCAATACGCCGGACGCCGGGGAGTTCAGGTTCGAGGGGCGGCCCGTTTCCGCCCGCGGACCTCATGAGATGGCCCAGCTGGGAATCGCCACCGTCTACCAGGACCTGGCCCTGTGCGACAACCTCGACGTGGTGGCCAACCTCTTCCTCGGCCGCGAGGCTCGGCGGGGAGTGACCAGGCTGCTGGACGAGGTGACCATGGAGCAGCGAGCGTTCGGGGTGCTGAAGAACCTCTCGATCAAGATCCCAAGCCTGCGCAAACCGGTCGCCACCCTGTCCGGCGGGCAGCGGCAGGCGGTCGCGGTCGCCCGCTCGATCATGTGGCAAACCCACCTGGTGCTGCTGGACGAGCCGACGGCGGCCCTTGGGGTGGCGCAGACCAAGCAGGTGCTCGAACTGATCGGCCACCTCCGCGAGCAGGGTCTTGGAGTGGTGGTCATCAGCCACAACCTGGCTGACGTCTTCGAGGTGTGCGACCGCATCGTGGTGCTGCGACTCGGGCGGCGGGTGGCGGATTTCAAGGTGCGGGAGGCGAGCCGGGAACAGGTCGTCTCGGCCATCACGGGAGCTGACGTCGCTCCCCTGCTGGCCAAAGCGAGCGGTTAG
- a CDS encoding amino acid synthesis family protein encodes MEPEIRKIVTVTEEVRIEGGKKLARPVRMSAAIAVIKNPLAGRFEADLSLLSGDYSTQLGPMLAELAIKTLGTKPEAFGKGALVGTAGEIVHGSSIIHTPAFGGALRKVTAGAGPVPSAEKRGATGAQLDMSMRHQHDAGTLDGTRASHLFSFSVNVADAPFADEIVVVAAVADGGRPDARQD; translated from the coding sequence ATGGAACCTGAAATTCGCAAGATCGTGACGGTGACCGAAGAAGTCCGCATTGAGGGCGGCAAGAAGCTCGCCCGGCCGGTGCGGATGTCAGCTGCGATCGCAGTGATCAAGAACCCGTTGGCCGGCAGGTTTGAGGCCGACCTCAGCCTGCTCTCGGGCGACTACAGCACCCAGCTCGGACCGATGCTCGCCGAGCTTGCCATCAAGACGCTGGGGACCAAGCCCGAGGCCTTCGGCAAGGGAGCCCTGGTGGGCACCGCGGGCGAGATCGTCCACGGCTCTTCCATCATCCACACCCCGGCCTTCGGGGGTGCTCTGCGGAAGGTGACCGCCGGCGCGGGCCCGGTGCCTTCGGCTGAGAAGCGCGGCGCGACCGGCGCACAGCTGGACATGTCGATGCGCCACCAGCACGACGCCGGAACCCTCGACGGCACGCGTGCCTCACACCTGTTCAGCTTCTCCGTCAATGTCGCCGACGCTCCCTTCGCGGACGAGATCGTGGTCGTGGCGGCGGTTGCGGACGGAGGAAGGCCGGACGCCCGCCAGGATTGA
- a CDS encoding CoA-acylating methylmalonate-semialdehyde dehydrogenase — MLRNLIGGTWSAPAGAGLPVYNPATGDVIDEVPLSGGTEVASAVEAAAKAYTSWSRVPVMQRAALMFRFKALLEEHFEELAEIVTRHHGKTLDEARGELRRGIEVVDFACGAPTLLQGRTLRDVSHSVDQDYYRFPVGVVAGITPFNFPVMIPLWMFPLAVVCGNTFVLKPSERTPLGVARLAELFLEAGFPEGVLNVVNGAREAVDALVTEPRVAAISFVGSASVAHHVYSLAAQHGKRVQALGGAKNHTVVMPDANLELAVPALLGSAFGNAGERCLAGSVVVAVGSAGEPVVEALKEAAERLVVGAGDQPGVDVGPLIRREHRDRVANYIDVGVGEGARLLVDGRRYIDQPGFFLGPTILEGVHPEMAVGHEEIFGPVLSVSRAETLEAAVAQANSMSLGNMAVIFTESGRTARAFRESVEAGMCGVNVSVAQPFAFFPFSGWKGSFYGDLHVHGTDGVDFYTRKKVVISRW, encoded by the coding sequence ATGCTGCGGAACCTGATCGGTGGAACTTGGAGCGCTCCGGCTGGGGCCGGGCTGCCCGTCTACAACCCCGCTACCGGCGATGTCATCGACGAGGTCCCGCTGTCAGGTGGGACCGAGGTCGCGAGCGCTGTGGAAGCGGCCGCGAAGGCGTACACCAGCTGGTCACGGGTTCCTGTCATGCAGCGCGCGGCGCTCATGTTCCGTTTCAAAGCGCTGCTCGAGGAGCACTTCGAGGAGCTGGCGGAAATCGTCACCCGGCACCACGGCAAGACGCTCGACGAAGCCCGAGGTGAATTGCGGCGCGGCATCGAGGTCGTGGACTTCGCGTGCGGGGCGCCCACCCTGCTCCAGGGGCGGACGCTGCGCGATGTGAGTCATAGCGTCGATCAGGACTATTACCGCTTTCCGGTGGGTGTGGTGGCTGGAATCACGCCTTTCAACTTCCCGGTGATGATCCCCCTGTGGATGTTCCCGCTGGCGGTGGTCTGCGGGAACACCTTCGTCCTCAAGCCGTCGGAGAGGACGCCTCTCGGCGTCGCGCGGCTGGCCGAGCTCTTCCTGGAGGCGGGTTTCCCGGAGGGGGTCCTGAATGTCGTCAACGGAGCCAGGGAGGCCGTGGACGCGCTCGTCACCGAGCCGAGGGTGGCCGCTATCTCCTTCGTCGGCTCAGCGTCGGTGGCACACCACGTCTACTCCCTTGCCGCCCAGCATGGCAAGAGGGTCCAAGCGCTGGGAGGCGCGAAGAACCACACCGTCGTCATGCCGGACGCCAACCTGGAGCTGGCGGTGCCGGCGTTGCTGGGCTCGGCGTTCGGCAACGCCGGCGAGCGCTGCCTGGCAGGTAGCGTGGTCGTGGCGGTGGGCAGCGCGGGCGAGCCGGTGGTGGAGGCGCTGAAGGAAGCCGCCGAACGCCTCGTGGTGGGTGCCGGGGATCAGCCGGGTGTCGACGTCGGACCACTGATCCGGCGCGAGCACCGCGACCGGGTCGCGAATTACATCGACGTGGGAGTCGGCGAAGGAGCTCGCCTGCTGGTGGACGGCCGGCGCTACATCGACCAGCCCGGCTTTTTCCTGGGCCCGACCATCCTGGAGGGCGTGCATCCCGAGATGGCCGTCGGCCACGAGGAGATCTTCGGCCCCGTCCTGTCGGTCTCCCGAGCGGAAACGCTCGAGGCGGCGGTTGCCCAGGCCAACAGCATGAGCCTCGGCAACATGGCGGTCATCTTCACCGAGAGCGGGCGCACCGCCCGCGCGTTTCGCGAGAGTGTGGAGGCGGGCATGTGCGGAGTCAACGTGTCCGTGGCCCAGCCCTTCGCCTTCTTCCCCTTCTCGGGCTGGAAGGGCTCGTTCTACGGTGACCTTCACGTCCACGGCACGGACGGAGTCGACTTCTACACGCGCAAGAAGGTGGTTATCAGCCGCTGGTAA